GACAAAAACGGCTTTACTTCAATAAAAACAGCGGATAAATACCGCCCTTCCTTCATACACAATTCCAACAGCTACGCTTCTTCCTGTTTATTAATAAGTTACACATCAATAAATTTCTGCTTCAAATGAACCGTGCAAGCACAGGGAAACAGGCTTCAAAAGGGTCTAACTAATTATTTCTGAGCTTAATTGCAACGAACGAGCCGTGTGAAAAATATGTGGATAACTTTTCTGTTAGCGAGAACCTTCAGTTTTTTGAACCAACTTCAACAGCTGTTCTTCTTGCCGGAGCCCTACCCAAAATTCTTTAATGGTTCCTTTTTCAATCCAAACAATAGATGGGGTCCCCATTACATTAAATTTTCTGGCCATGGCACCGTCCTTTGAGACATCGACTTCAAACGCATTTCTGAACTGCTTCTTAATGCGATTAAAAATGGGCGTTTGTGCTTTACAGGCCCGGCACGACGGACTGTAAAAATACAACAGGACATCTTCTCCCTGATTAATTCTTCGTCCAATTTGGCCCGGAACTTCCTCTATCTTCCGGCCTTTGTTCCGTCTGGCTTTCAGGATAATCGTTACCTGGGAAATAACCAAAAATGCCAAAATAATCAAAACTGCAAATAAAATGATTTTCACTTACCGTCCTCACCTTTCTCCTTTTTCTTGCGAAAATTATCCCGGAACTTTAATCCAAATAAAAAACCCATCCCGGTTCCAAAACCAGTGCTTATCCATTCATTACCGTAGACCTGAGCAGGCATCGAAAAATCACGTACCCAGAGGAAATAACCATAACCAATGATGGCCCCCAAGAGTGTCAAAATAAAAACAAACCCGTTGCTTTCAAAAAATTTCATCGATCCTGCCCTGTTTCTTCCGCTCGACAAATTTATTAATATATAAAATGGATATTAATATATGAAATTGTTCCCCCCAAATTCAAGAAAATTTTTATTGACAATAATTCTTTAATATATTAAATT
This sequence is a window from Calditrichota bacterium. Protein-coding genes within it:
- a CDS encoding thioredoxin family protein; the protein is MKIILFAVLIILAFLVISQVTIILKARRNKGRKIEEVPGQIGRRINQGEDVLLYFYSPSCRACKAQTPIFNRIKKQFRNAFEVDVSKDGAMARKFNVMGTPSIVWIEKGTIKEFWVGLRQEEQLLKLVQKTEGSR